In one window of Deinococcus sonorensis KR-87 DNA:
- a CDS encoding helix-turn-helix domain-containing protein, protein MPIIVRIDVQLARRKMSVGEFAERVGLTPANVAVLKNGRAKAVRFSTLDAMCRVLDCQPGDLLEWTED, encoded by the coding sequence ATGCCGATCATCGTACGCATCGACGTCCAGCTCGCCCGACGCAAGATGAGCGTCGGCGAGTTCGCCGAGCGCGTCGGCCTCACGCCCGCCAACGTGGCGGTCCTCAAAAACGGCCGGGCGAAAGCCGTGCGCTTCAGCACCCTCGACGCAATGTGCCGCGTCCTCGACTGCCAACCCGGCGACCTGCTGGAATGGACCGAAGACTAA
- a CDS encoding DUF2975 domain-containing protein, protein MQIQRWAVLLLRVSLVTLFVVLLLLQTFSFPGQFAFMAQQHPQSAHLRWPLTFVFAFWILCAQVVLFAIWKLLALIGANRIFTSVSMTWVDVIVRAIAAAWIILAGVLLYVGLHADDPGLPLLLFTWFIGVTVLGLLMIVMRALLRQATALQTDMDEVI, encoded by the coding sequence ATGCAGATTCAGCGTTGGGCCGTCCTCCTGCTGCGGGTGTCCCTGGTGACCCTCTTCGTGGTGCTCCTCCTGCTCCAGACCTTCTCCTTCCCAGGACAGTTCGCCTTTATGGCTCAGCAGCACCCGCAGAGCGCTCACCTGCGCTGGCCGCTCACCTTCGTGTTTGCCTTCTGGATCCTGTGCGCCCAAGTTGTCCTCTTCGCCATCTGGAAGCTGCTGGCCCTCATCGGCGCCAACCGCATCTTCACCAGCGTCTCCATGACCTGGGTCGACGTCATCGTCCGCGCCATCGCCGCCGCCTGGATCATCCTCGCGGGCGTCCTGCTCTACGTCGGCCTCCACGCCGACGACCCCGGCCTGCCCCTGCTGCTGTTCACGTGGTTCATCGGGGTGACGGTGCTGGGCCTCCTGATGATCGTCATGCGCGCCCTGCTGCGGCAGGCCACCGCCCTGCAGACCGACATGGACGAGGTGATCTGA